The Saccharothrix violaceirubra genome segment CCGGCGAACGCCGAGGCGGACCGCGTGCCCGACGTCCCCGTCGAGGAGTTGCCGGCGGTGCTCGTGACGCCACCGTGGACGCTGCCGCGAAAGGCCGGAAAGCCCGCCGTGGTCACGGGTCTGGTGTCGACCGGAAGGAAGGCCGTGCGCTGGCTGCCCGGCGAGAACGCGGAGTGGACCACCGCCCACCGCGCGGACCGCCGGGGATCGCCGGATTGGATGACCGTGGTGCGCCGCTTCCTGTCCGGCGACCTGCGCGACTACGAGAAGCGCGTCGCGTTCCTGGAGGGTCCGGCTTTCGCGCTGCGCGGGATGCTCGCGGACTGGCGACCGACCGATCCGTGGGGCGCCGACACGTGGGGCCGTGCGCTGGTCGCGAAGTACGGCTACGACGCGTTGCCGATGGCCCTGCACCTGGCCCGGCTGAACCCGGCCGGTGCCGGACACCTGCTGCTGCCCTACGCCGACCACGACGTGGCGCACCTGATGGCGGACTGGCTGGTCCGCCTGCGCACGGCCGGCCGCACCGCGTCGACGTGGCTGCGCCGCCACGCCGAGGAGGCGGCCCGCTTCCTGCTGCCCACCGCCCTGGGCAAACCGGGCGCGGCCCGCCGTGCCGCCGAGTCGGCCCTGGTCCTCGTCCCCGAGGAAGCCCGCAGGGCGGCGAAAGAACACGGCGCGCAGGCGGTGGCGGCCCTGGAGACGCTTCTGGGCACCGACCCGTTGGACGCCGTCCCCGTCAAGATCCCGGTCCCCGGTCCCTGGGCCGCGCCCGGCCTGCTGCCCCAGATCCTGCTGCGCGACAAGCTCCGGGCCCTGCCCGTGCCGTCCGCGCAGCACGTGATCACGATGCTGGCGTTCTCCCGCCCGGACGACGAGTACGCCGGCATCGGGGTGGTGCGCGACCTGTGCGACCCGACCTCCCTGGCCGACTTCGCCTGGGCCGCTTTCGAACGCTGGCAGGCCGCGGGCTCTCCCCCGAAGGACAACTGGGCGCTCACCGCGTTGGGCACCTTCGGCACCGACGACACCGCCCGCGCACTGGCACCGCTGATCCGGTCCTGGCCGGGCGAGGGCGCCCACGCCAAGGCCGTCGCGGGTCTGGACGTCCTGGCCGCGATGGGCTCGGACGTCGCGTTGGCCCGCCTCAACGGCATCGCGCTGCGCTCGAAGTTCCGCAAACTCAAGGAACTCGCCGAGGCGAAAATCGACGAAATAGCCGGGCTACAGGGCTTCACGACGGACGAACTGGCCGACCGCCTGGTCCCCGACCTGGACCTGGCCGACCCCGCGACGACCCGCGTCGACTACGGCCCCCGCCACTTCACGATCGGCTTCGACGAACGCCTGCGCCCCCACCTCACCACCCCGAACGGCACCCACCGCAAAGACCTCCCGAAACCGACGGCGTCGGACGACCCGACCCTGGCCGCAACGGAACGCAAACGCTTCACCGCACTGAAAAAGGACCTCCGCACCACCGCCGCCGAGCAACTGCCCCGCCTGGAACGAGCCATGACCACCACCCGCGAGTGGACGACGGAGGAGTTCACCACACTCCTGGTCGACCACCCGCTGCTCTGGCACGTGGTCCGCCGCCTGGTGTGGCGGACGACGGAAGGCACCACCTTCCACCTGGCGGACGACCGCACCCCGCACACGATCACGGACACCCCGTACGCCCTCGCGGAGAACACCAAGGTCGGAATCGCCCACCCCCTCACCGTCCCCGGACCAGACCTGGCCGCCTGGACAGCCCTCTTCAAGGCCCAGCGAAAGCTCCCCCAACCCTTCCGCCAACTGGACCGCCCGGTGCACCACTTCACGCCGGAGGACAAGTCCCGCCGCACCCTCCCCCGGTTCGAGGGCCGCTCCGCCCCGGTAGGCGCCGTACTGGGCCTGACCAAGGAGAACTGGCAACGCGGCAGACCTCAGGACGGCGGCCTGGAATGCTGGATCACCCGCCCCCTGCCCACCGGCGGCGCACTGGTGGCAACCCTGGAACCGGGCATCATCGTCGGCTTGGTGGAAGAACACCCCACCCAGACGCTGGCGCACATCTGGATCAGCCGCCACCAGGAAGGCACCTGGAACCCGGAAGGCACCCGCACACTGGCAGAACTGGACGACATCACCCTGTCCGAAATCGCCGCGGAACTGACCTACCTGACAACCGCGACAACAACCCCATGACCACAACGCCCACCAGCGCCGAATCCGACCCAAGCACCAACACCATCACTCCGACCCCGCGCGCAGCGCCGGCACCTCACACCTGACCCCGGACACACCGACCAGTCCCTCCAAGACCCACACCAGCGCCATCACACAGCCACCACACACGGCAACCACACCACGCCCGGCTGTTCACATCCGACAGCCGAGTGAAGGTGTTAATGATGGTGTCCCGACCGTTCCTGGACGAGACTCACCGCCATGAACGATTCCGCGACCACCTCGACCGCATTAAAGTCGTACGATCTGTTCGCCCCGGACGTGTTGGGCGACCCGCTGCCGCTGCTGCACCGGATCCGGGCCGAAAGCCCGGTCTCCTGGATTCCCGAGCTGGAATCCTTCCTGGTCACCCGGCACGCCGACGTCGTCGCGGCGCTCAAGGACAAGCGTCTGGTCCCGGGCAACCTCGGCCAGGCTTTCGACCGGCTCTCCCCTGCCGAGCTGGCCGAACTCGAACCGGTGCGGCAGTCCATCGCGTTGTGGATGGGTCATACCGACGAGAAGGACCACGTCCGCTTCCAGCAGCTCCTCAAACGCTATTTCACCCCGGCCACGGTGGAAGGTCTGCGGCCTCGCATCCGCGAGATCGCGATCGAACTGATCGAGGCCCGGCGCGAGGGCGGCTTCATGGAGGTGGTCACGGAGTTGGCGTACCCCCTGCCCGCCAACGTGATCGCCGAGATGCTGGGCATGCCGACCGCGGACCGCGAGAAGCTCCAGGAGTGGTCGCGCGACCTGCTCGCGCTCTTCCAGCTCGCGGACTTCGAGACGTTGCGGCAGTCGCAGCGCAGCATCCTCGAAATGCAGGACTACGTGCGCGCGCTCGTGGCCCAGCGCCGTGAGGAGGCACGGGACGACCTGCTCAGCATGTTCGTCGCGGCCGAGCGCGAGGGCCTCGTCTCCGAGGACGAGATCGTCGCCAACTGCGTCCTGCTGCTGTTCGCCGGGCACGAGACGACGGCGAACCTGATCGCCATGGGCCTGGGCCTGCTGCTGGAGGACCAGGGCCAGTTCGACCGCCTCAAGGCCGACCACGGGCTGATCCCCACGGCCGTCGAGGAGATGCTGCGGGTGCGCGGTCCGGCGAGCACGCTGGTGCGCATCGCGACCGAGCCGGTCGAGGTGGCGGGCACGACCTACCCGGCGGGCAGCCACTTCCTGCTGGCCATGGTCTCGGGCAACCACGACCCCGAGGTGTTCGAGAACCCGGACACCTTCGACATCGGACGCAAGCCCAACCGGCACACGGCGTTCGGCATGGGCGCGTTCTACTGCCTGGGCGCGGCGCTGGCCCGCGCGGAGACGGCCGAGTGCCTGGACGTCGTGCTGGAGCGGATGCCGGACATCCGCCCGGCCTACGACGAGATCTCCGTGGTGTCGTCGCCGCCGCTGAGCCGGCACCTGGCGTCGCTGCCGGTGTTCTTCTGACCGACCGTCCGCGGTGGACCCGCACGTCCACCGCGGACGGATTCCGGTTGCCGGCGCCGACCCGCTCCGGTCACGATGACGCCGTGGAGCACACGTACCGGGTCATGGTCCGCGGTCGGTTCGCCGATCTCGACGAGGCGGGCCGGGCCCGGCTGCGCGCCGACGCCCACCGGCACGACATGCTCACCAGCGGGTTCTCCGAGCAGGGCGCGCTGGCCTACGACCGCTCGCTCGACTTCTTCAGCTTCCGCGTCCAACTGCGTGCCGAGGTCGAGTCGGACGACCGCGCGGTGTGCGACCGGGGCCTGCGGCTCGCGGCACAGGCCGTCGAGGCGCTCGGGGTGGACTTTCGCGATCTGCGCGCGTCCGCGACCGACGTCGACCTGATCAAGGTCAAGCGTCGCCGCTGACCGACACCCCGGCCTCCCGCGCCCGGGGGCACGTCGGCCGCGCCCGCAGTTCGACGATGCCGACGACCAGCGCCGCCGTCACCGCGACCGCCGCCGTGCCGACCGCGACGCCGACGGCCACGCGGGCCTGCGCGCCGGTGAGCACCGCGTGGTAGAGCCCGGCCAACGCGGCCGTGCCGACCGCCGACCCGATGCGCTGCCCGGTCTGGAGCGCGCCGCCCGCCGCACCCGCCATGGCGACGGGCACGTGCCGCAGGGTCAGCGTGGTGTTCGGGGAGATCACCCAGCCGCCGCCGACGCCCGCGACGAACAGCGCCACCGCCACCCCGGCGCCGTAGCCGTCCGTGAGCCACAGCAGGAACGCGGTCAGCGCGAGCCCGGCCACGACCATGCCCAGTCCGGTCACGGTCAGCCGTCGACCCCACGTCTCCACCAGCCGACCGCCGATCAGCGCCGACACCGCCGACCCGACCGCGAACGGCGTGACCGCGAGCCCGGACTCCAGCGGCGAGTACTCCAGCGCCGACTGGAAGTAGACCGCGAACACCAGCCAGATCCCACTGAAGCCGATGAAGTAGACCAGGCCCAGCAGCGCGCCGGTCCCGTAGCCGGGCGTCGTCGTGAACAGCCCGATGTCGAGCAACGGGCTACGACCGCGCGCCCGTTCCCGGCGTTCCCACCGCACGAACCCCACCAGCACGACGGCACCCAGGAGGAACAGCCACCACAGCGACGACAGCCCGCCGGATTCGGCGAGCACCAGCGGCAGCATCACCGCGAGCACACCCGAGCCGAGCAGCGCGGCGCCCACCAGGTCGAGGTGGTCACGTCGCCGCACATCGGCAGCACGCGGCAGCAGCCGGGCCGCGAGCACGAGCGCGGCCAACCCGATGGGCACGTTGACGTAGAACACCCAGCGCCAACCGTCGTCCTCGCCGGCCACGGCCAGGATCACGCCGCCCACGACCGGGCCGACCGCGGTGGAGATGCCGACCGTGGCACCGAACCAGCCGAACGCCCGCCCGCGTTCCGCGCCCCGGAACAGCTGTTGGATCAACGCGGAGTTCTGCGGCGCCAGCGCACCGGCGGCCACGCCCTGCGCGAGCCGGGCCGCGATCAGCACCCCGGCCGTGGGTGCCAGGCCGGCCAGTGCGCTGAACAGCACGAACCCGGACATGGCCACGAGGAACACCGTCCGCCGCCCCAGGGCGTCGCCGAGCCGGCCGGCCGGGACCAGCGCGAGCCCGAACGCCAGCGCGTACCCGGACACGACCCACTGCGCCCCGGCGGCGGAGGTGCCCAGGCCGTGCTGGAGCGACGGCAGCGCGACCGACACGATGCTCACGTCGAGCAGGCTCATGAATCCGGCCACGAGCGACACGCTGAACGCCCGCCACCGGCGCGGGTCGGGTTCGTACGACGTCATGCCCCGTGTCTACCCGTTCGGGTGGCGGCGGGCACGGTGGCGCCACGCGCGAGCCACCGCCTAGACCAAGCCCTCGAAGTACTCCTTCCGGGCCGGGTAGTAGTCGTCGAACACCGGTCTGGCGCTGCCGGTTCGGGACGCGACGAGCATGTCCAGGTAGTACTCCCAGCCCGGTCCGATCTCGCCGATCCCGGTCGTGTCCGGCAGGTGGTGCACGAGTTCGAGCGTGGTCAGACCGTCCACTTCGGACAGTCTGAGTTCCAGTGGCCAGGTCGAGTCGCCGTCGACCACCGACAGCACCAGCCGCAACGGCGGCTCGCACACCTCGATGCGCACCTCGCACCAGGGTTCCTGCTCCTCGTACGCCATCCGCACCCGGATCACGCGGCCCGGTCCGGCCTCGCCCTCCCACGGCCCGAACCAGCGCGCGGTGCGCTCGGATTCGGTGACGCTCGCCCACACGTCCTCCGCGTGCGCGCGGAAGGTCCGGGTCAGGATCAGGTCCGCGCCGCCGCCGACGCGCAGCAGTCGGCCGATCGGGGACGGGCTCATGCCGTGTTCTCCTCGGGTCGCTCCGCGCGTCGCGCGCGGCGGGTCCGGTACACCTCGGTCTCCAGCGCGTCGAGGTGGCGGTCCCAGCCCCGGTCCTCGAACCGGGTCAGCCACGCCGCGAGTCCACGCAGGCGTGACGCGTCGAGCACGTAGATCCGCCGCCGGCCCACGAGTTCGTCGCGCACCAGTCCGCTGTCGCGCAGCACGCGCAGGTGCCGGCTGACGGCGGGCCGGCTGATGGGGAACAGCTCCGCGATGCGCCCGGCGGGCAGCGGTCCGTCCCGGAGCGAATCGAGGATCTCCCGTCGCACGGGGTCCGCGATCGCCCTGGCCACCTCGTCCACGGCCGAAAGCGTAACCTAGTGGTTACGCTTTCGGCAACGCCCGGAGGAACCCCGACAACGCCCGCCGGTACGGCTCGACGGTCGTGAGATCCGCGTACTCCGCCGGCCCGTGCTGCCCGTCGCCGCCGATGCCGAAGATCACCGCGTCGATGCCGCGCGCGTGGAAGAACCGCGAGTCGGCCGCGCCGTGCTTGCGCAGCAGTTCGGCCGAGAACCCCACGTCCCGCGCGGCTGCCCGCAACGCCCGCACGTGCACGCCGTCGGGGTCGGCCCGGTGCGGCGATTCCAGCGTGGGCACGGAAACCTCGACCCCCGGCGGGCAGAGCGCGGCCAGGTGCGCCCGCACTTCTTCCGGCGTGCGACCGGCGAATCCGGTGTCCTCGGCCGGGAAGCGGACGTCGAGCCACGCCGTGGCCTCGGCGGGCACCTGGTTGAGCGTCTCGTTCGGCGTCACGATCCGGGACACGGTGACCGTGGTGCGCCATGCCTCCGCGTCCGGTACGGGGTACGCGGCCAGTAGAGCGTCGATCGCGCGCATCAACGTGAGCAACGCGTTGTCGCCCAGCCACGGGTAGGCGCCGTGTGCGGCCCGCCCCCGCGCGTCGAGCCGGACCGACGCGATGCCCTTGGACTCGGTGACCACACGGGGCGCGCTGTGCTCGCCGATCACCGCGAACCCGGCCGAGACGCCGTGCGCGAGCTGGTGGGCGGTGCCGTGGTAGCCGCCGACCTCCTCGTCGGTGACCAACTGCAACGCCACCGGGCGGCCCGGTCCGAGGTCGCGGAACACCTGGGCCATCACCAACGCGGTGAGCTTCATGTCCTGCGCACCGCGCGCGTAGAGGCGGTCGCCCTCGCGGCAGGGCCGGAACTGTTCGTCGGCGCCGGGCACGACGTCGAGATGACCGTTGAGGATCACGTCGAACGGCCGCCGCGCGCCGTCGTGGACGAGCGCGCTGGGCTTGCCCCCGGACTCGAACCGCTCCACGGTGAATCCCGGCCCGACCACGTCGAGCACCAGGTCGAGCGCACGACGCAGCTCGTCCGGGCGGTCGGTGGTCGAGCGGATCGCGAGCAGGTCGTGCGCGACGGTGTCGAACTCGTCCGTGATCACCCGCCCGAACCTACCCCGTGACCAGCCGCGCGAAGTCGGGGAACTCGGCACGGGCGGCGGCGATCACCTGCCCGGCGGTGCGGGGCGCGGGCGAGTGGGCGACGGCGATCTCCCGCAGTTCCGGGTCGGGCCGCATCGTCGAGTCCGGGTACTCGACCGCCTCCAGCGGGCCGAACCCGCCGGCCAACAGCCAGCGGAAGTCGCCGAGATTCCGCGCGACGACACCGACCTCGCCTTCCGAGCCGAAGAGCGCGACGGGCTGCGCTTCGAGGTCGTCGGTGTCGCGCACCCGCCGGCACGCGGCGCACCCTCCGGTGCCGTCCTGGCCGAACACGAGGAAGTCCGCGGCGTCGAGCGGCACCTCGGTCCACCGGCGCAACCAGGAGGCGGTGCGCCCGGTGTCCCCGAACTCCCGGCAGGGCTCGAAATCGACGCCTTCGCCGTCGGCGTAGTCGAACTCGCGATCGAGGGCCGCGGCCAGTGCCGGCGGAAATCCGATCATGGCCGGAGCGCAGCCGCCGGTCCGGAGTACCGACGGCAGCCCACCGTCCACAGTGGCCGGACGTCGTGGCGATCGGCCGGCCGGCCGGACGACGGTTGACCGAATTCGTCGATCGGTTCAGCGCGGGAGTGCCGAAAAGTAGGCCGAACGGGTGAGCACCCTAGGCTGTCCAGGTGCGCCCCGGGCGGGTCGGCGGTAGATTCGCGCACTTTTTCGCGTCGACCGTTGTCCTGGTGGTTACGATGACATGAAGATGTTGTCGAAACCCGGGGGACGATAACGGTGATTGGTATGAGAATTTCTTTCCTGCTCTACTGTCCGTGCGGTCTTTGAAATTCGACGGAGAATTGCCTTGACCAATGTTGCGGAACGGATGGGCGAGCGGGAACGGCGGACGCTGCGAGTCTGCGCCCACCTTTTGTCGGACTGGGGGTACAAGCGCGTCACGGTGGAGGCGATCGCCAGTCGCGCGGGTATCGGCAAGGGGACCGTGTACCTGCACTGGAAGACCAAGGACGAACTCTTCGGCGCGGTGTTGGTCCAGCAGAGCGTCGAAGTGATCCGTGAACTCGGCGAGGTCGTCCGCGCCAACCCCTACGAGGTGCGCCTGCACCGGATGGTCGGCCACTACCTCACGGCGGTCGCCCGACGCCCGCTCGTGCGCGCGATGTTCGTGCGCGACCAGGAGGTTCTCGGTCGCCTCGCGCACAGCGGGCCGCCCGCGGTCGCCGCGTTGCGGCAGGCGACCAACACGCTGTTCCTGCGCTATTTCGACGCGGTCGTCCGTCTCGGCCTCGTCGTGCCCGGCTGCGACCCGGTCGCGGTCCGCCGCACCGTCGGCATGCTGACCTGCGGCGCGCTGATGCAGCGCGACGAGAAGGTGCCCGAGTGCGTGCGCGTCGCCGCCGACCTCGCCCGCCGCGCATTCGAACCACGCGCCGGAATGTCCTCGAATTCCATCACCACCGCCGCCGCACTGGTCGTCGACCTGGTGGACGGATTCGTGCCGGCGAATTCCCCGGCACTGACCGGCGAACGCGGATAGCGACGGCCCGGGTCACGGGTTCCGACCACCGGTCGGAACCCGTGACCCGGCGTGCCCGCGGAACCGCGACGGAATAACTTTCACATATTTTTATCGACACTGGGGAGCATGCTATGGACGTCGACGCCCTGGAACGCCTGATCGAGGCCGCGGGCGGCGGTGAACGCCGGCTCGCGGCCGTGACCGACGAGTTCGGCCTGGCCGGACTCGCACCGCTGCTCGCCGGGGAGATCGCCTTTCGCGCGACGACGGCGGCCCGGCCCGGCGGCGGGAACGTGGCACTCGGCGTACGGCACCGGGACCGGACGGAACGATTCGTCCTGACCGTCGCGGCGGACGGCCGCGTCACCGCCGAGGCCGGCACCACCGACGACCCCGCGCTGAGCCTCGACTACGACCTGCACGACCTCGTCCGCCTGCTGTTCGGCCCGACCCGGCCCCGGGCGACCGGCCACTTCGCCGCCGAGTTCCTCCCGCCGCCGCAGCCCGGCCACAGCCGGGGTCTCCAGCCGCCGGACCCGATGCGGCTCTACGGCGCGCTCCAGACCGGCGGTGCGATCGCGGCCGGGCTGTCCCGCCACCACCCCGACCTCGCCGAGCTGTGCCGCGCGTACGGCACGGACAAGTGGGGCGGCGTCCACTGGTTCGCGGACGTGTACGAACGCCACCTGCGCGAGTTCCGCGACGTGCCGCTGCGGGTGCTGGAGATCGGCGTCGGCGGCTACGCGCACCCCTCGTACGGCGGCGAGTCGCTGCGGGTGTGGAAGCGCTACTTCCACCGGGGACTGGTCTTCGGCGTCGACGTGTTCGACAAGTCCGGTGTGGACGAACCCCGCATCGTCACCGCGGTCGTCGACCAGTCCGATCCGGACGCCCTGGTCGCGCTCGACGAGCGGTACGGCCCGTTCGACATCGTCATCGACGACGGCAGCCACGTCAACGCGCACGTCCGCACCGCGCTGGACGTCCTCTTCCCGCGCCTGCGCCCGGGTGGCCTCTACGTGATCGAGGACCTGTGGACCAGCTACTGCGCGGGCTACGGCGGCGACGAGGACGGCCCCGCCGGCGACGGCACCTCGATCGGTCTGCTCAAGCGGGTCGCCGAGGGCATCCAGTACCGGCAGCGGCCCGGCGCGGGTGATCCGACGTACCTCGAACGCCACGTCGTCGGCCTGCACGTCTACCACAACATCGCGTTCCTGGAGAAAGGCGTCAACGACGAGGGCGGTGTGCCGGCATGGGTCCCGCGTCGGCCGCTGTGAGCCGGATCGGGCTCGCCGCGATCGGGTCGCGCGGCGACGTCGAACCGCTGCTCGTCCTCGGTGCGGCGCTGCACGACCGCGGTCACGACGTGCTGTTCGCGTCGTCGGAGAACATGCGCGACGCGGCGGAGAAGGCCGGGCTGCGGTTCCACCCGATCACCCCGGCCACCCCCGACGACGTGCTCGCCGACCCGGAGTTCCGCGCGCTGCTGCGGCGCACGACCTCACCGGGCCGCATCGCACGGGCGATGCCCCGGCCCACCGTCGAACAGCGCCGGTCGACGCTGGCGGAACTCGTCGCCGCGACTGCCGACCTCGACGTGGTCGTGCACACCCCGCACACCCGTGCGGCGGTCTGGGCCGGCCCGGCACCCGCGCGCTGGTGCACGGCCGCCCTGTGGCCGGTAACGCCGACGAAATCCGCGCCGGCGTTCGGTTTTCCCGCGCTCGGGCCGTTCAACCGGACGACCTACCGCCTTGTCGCAGCGGGTGAGTGGCGGTTCTTCCGCGAGGCCGTCGCCGCGGTGCGCGCCGACGCGGGCCTGCCGCCGCTGTCACGTCCGCCCGGCCCGCCTGTCGGGCACCACGTGCTGCACCCGTTCAGCCGGGCGGTGTTCCCGGTGCCGGGCGACTGGCCGGACACGGTCCACGTCACCGGCCACTGGTTCGGCCCGGGCACCGGGCCCGACCCGGACCTGGCGGCGTTCGTGGCCGGCGGGACGCCGCCGGTGGTCGCGACGTTCGGCAGCACCTGGGTCGTCGACCCGGACCGCGCCCTGGAAGCGGCTCTCGCCGCCACGCGGCGGGCACGTCGACGGCTTGTGGTCGTCGGCGGACCCGAGACCTCGCTCCCGGACGAGGTGCTGCGGGTGACCGACGCGGACTTCGGGTGGCTGTTCCCGCGCGCGGCGGCCGTGGTGCACCACGGCGGACAGGGCACGACGGCCGCGGCGTTGCGGGCAGGCGTGCCGCAGGTCGTGGTGCCGGGCTTCGCCGACCAGCCGTACTGGTCACGGCGGATCGCCGGGCTGGGCGTCGCGGCGGCCCCGATCCCGTTGCCGGAGTTGACCGCCGACCGCCTCGGCACGGCGGTGGCGCAGGTCGTGTCCGATCCCGGTTTCCGGACCCGCGCCGAGGCGCTGGCCGGTGCGGTACGCGCGGAACCCGGGGTCGAGGCGGCGTGCCGCGTGGTGGAGGGCCTGTC includes the following:
- a CDS encoding M20 family metallopeptidase is translated as MITDEFDTVAHDLLAIRSTTDRPDELRRALDLVLDVVGPGFTVERFESGGKPSALVHDGARRPFDVILNGHLDVVPGADEQFRPCREGDRLYARGAQDMKLTALVMAQVFRDLGPGRPVALQLVTDEEVGGYHGTAHQLAHGVSAGFAVIGEHSAPRVVTESKGIASVRLDARGRAAHGAYPWLGDNALLTLMRAIDALLAAYPVPDAEAWRTTVTVSRIVTPNETLNQVPAEATAWLDVRFPAEDTGFAGRTPEEVRAHLAALCPPGVEVSVPTLESPHRADPDGVHVRALRAAARDVGFSAELLRKHGAADSRFFHARGIDAVIFGIGGDGQHGPAEYADLTTVEPYRRALSGFLRALPKA
- a CDS encoding metalloregulator ArsR/SmtB family transcription factor, encoding MDEVARAIADPVRREILDSLRDGPLPAGRIAELFPISRPAVSRHLRVLRDSGLVRDELVGRRRIYVLDASRLRGLAAWLTRFEDRGWDRHLDALETEVYRTRRARRAERPEENTA
- a CDS encoding TetR/AcrR family transcriptional regulator; translated protein: MTNVAERMGERERRTLRVCAHLLSDWGYKRVTVEAIASRAGIGKGTVYLHWKTKDELFGAVLVQQSVEVIRELGEVVRANPYEVRLHRMVGHYLTAVARRPLVRAMFVRDQEVLGRLAHSGPPAVAALRQATNTLFLRYFDAVVRLGLVVPGCDPVAVRRTVGMLTCGALMQRDEKVPECVRVAADLARRAFEPRAGMSSNSITTAAALVVDLVDGFVPANSPALTGERG
- a CDS encoding MFS transporter yields the protein MTSYEPDPRRWRAFSVSLVAGFMSLLDVSIVSVALPSLQHGLGTSAAGAQWVVSGYALAFGLALVPAGRLGDALGRRTVFLVAMSGFVLFSALAGLAPTAGVLIAARLAQGVAAGALAPQNSALIQQLFRGAERGRAFGWFGATVGISTAVGPVVGGVILAVAGEDDGWRWVFYVNVPIGLAALVLAARLLPRAADVRRRDHLDLVGAALLGSGVLAVMLPLVLAESGGLSSLWWLFLLGAVVLVGFVRWERRERARGRSPLLDIGLFTTTPGYGTGALLGLVYFIGFSGIWLVFAVYFQSALEYSPLESGLAVTPFAVGSAVSALIGGRLVETWGRRLTVTGLGMVVAGLALTAFLLWLTDGYGAGVAVALFVAGVGGGWVISPNTTLTLRHVPVAMAGAAGGALQTGQRIGSAVGTAALAGLYHAVLTGAQARVAVGVAVGTAAVAVTAALVVGIVELRARPTCPRAREAGVSVSGDA
- a CDS encoding cytochrome P450; translated protein: MNDSATTSTALKSYDLFAPDVLGDPLPLLHRIRAESPVSWIPELESFLVTRHADVVAALKDKRLVPGNLGQAFDRLSPAELAELEPVRQSIALWMGHTDEKDHVRFQQLLKRYFTPATVEGLRPRIREIAIELIEARREGGFMEVVTELAYPLPANVIAEMLGMPTADREKLQEWSRDLLALFQLADFETLRQSQRSILEMQDYVRALVAQRREEARDDLLSMFVAAEREGLVSEDEIVANCVLLLFAGHETTANLIAMGLGLLLEDQGQFDRLKADHGLIPTAVEEMLRVRGPASTLVRIATEPVEVAGTTYPAGSHFLLAMVSGNHDPEVFENPDTFDIGRKPNRHTAFGMGAFYCLGAALARAETAECLDVVLERMPDIRPAYDEISVVSSPPLSRHLASLPVFF
- a CDS encoding DUF4132 domain-containing protein: MRRWESGGRGTVVFREVVRAGTAVTVRSGRGDGRGRASTSEHGSVEAALAHVAELAAGLAAEGFREVPPEELEDVFVPPRRWAALVHPRHDGPVRPKFVLDGGAPAFLHAATEPLSDQAEAVLADPHTEPALAEAVRGHLAGVPDPLGAACVATLVEADRRRERYEGVERIADAWIAEHGLVFAARATVDTGLVDLPWRMGPGGASPRELRFRPPATRYHDLPRHVPPRMRRAIAAASDEEYAAVVEALGAHRIDPITSLIAAYLVPERDDWVDEVVRRIVEDEPGGSDPTMVLCSLNRGDQLRDLVGRSEFAWRLRDAEVLYTVALAVGTGAAEPLLTVVEGDFNNAEFTKRVFDVIAAQPADEAFDVLVSRIDDRYGQAALLEAVRRFPRRAVRRLAAAAPSSEPARALLHAHLREFPELARVDPANAEADRVPDVPVEELPAVLVTPPWTLPRKAGKPAVVTGLVSTGRKAVRWLPGENAEWTTAHRADRRGSPDWMTVVRRFLSGDLRDYEKRVAFLEGPAFALRGMLADWRPTDPWGADTWGRALVAKYGYDALPMALHLARLNPAGAGHLLLPYADHDVAHLMADWLVRLRTAGRTASTWLRRHAEEAARFLLPTALGKPGAARRAAESALVLVPEEARRAAKEHGAQAVAALETLLGTDPLDAVPVKIPVPGPWAAPGLLPQILLRDKLRALPVPSAQHVITMLAFSRPDDEYAGIGVVRDLCDPTSLADFAWAAFERWQAAGSPPKDNWALTALGTFGTDDTARALAPLIRSWPGEGAHAKAVAGLDVLAAMGSDVALARLNGIALRSKFRKLKELAEAKIDEIAGLQGFTTDELADRLVPDLDLADPATTRVDYGPRHFTIGFDERLRPHLTTPNGTHRKDLPKPTASDDPTLAATERKRFTALKKDLRTTAAEQLPRLERAMTTTREWTTEEFTTLLVDHPLLWHVVRRLVWRTTEGTTFHLADDRTPHTITDTPYALAENTKVGIAHPLTVPGPDLAAWTALFKAQRKLPQPFRQLDRPVHHFTPEDKSRRTLPRFEGRSAPVGAVLGLTKENWQRGRPQDGGLECWITRPLPTGGALVATLEPGIIVGLVEEHPTQTLAHIWISRHQEGTWNPEGTRTLAELDDITLSEIAAELTYLTTATTTP
- a CDS encoding class I SAM-dependent methyltransferase yields the protein MDVDALERLIEAAGGGERRLAAVTDEFGLAGLAPLLAGEIAFRATTAARPGGGNVALGVRHRDRTERFVLTVAADGRVTAEAGTTDDPALSLDYDLHDLVRLLFGPTRPRATGHFAAEFLPPPQPGHSRGLQPPDPMRLYGALQTGGAIAAGLSRHHPDLAELCRAYGTDKWGGVHWFADVYERHLREFRDVPLRVLEIGVGGYAHPSYGGESLRVWKRYFHRGLVFGVDVFDKSGVDEPRIVTAVVDQSDPDALVALDERYGPFDIVIDDGSHVNAHVRTALDVLFPRLRPGGLYVIEDLWTSYCAGYGGDEDGPAGDGTSIGLLKRVAEGIQYRQRPGAGDPTYLERHVVGLHVYHNIAFLEKGVNDEGGVPAWVPRRPL
- a CDS encoding SRPBCC family protein; this translates as MSPSPIGRLLRVGGGADLILTRTFRAHAEDVWASVTESERTARWFGPWEGEAGPGRVIRVRMAYEEQEPWCEVRIEVCEPPLRLVLSVVDGDSTWPLELRLSEVDGLTTLELVHHLPDTTGIGEIGPGWEYYLDMLVASRTGSARPVFDDYYPARKEYFEGLV
- a CDS encoding SMI1/KNR4 family protein, with product MIGFPPALAAALDREFDYADGEGVDFEPCREFGDTGRTASWLRRWTEVPLDAADFLVFGQDGTGGCAACRRVRDTDDLEAQPVALFGSEGEVGVVARNLGDFRWLLAGGFGPLEAVEYPDSTMRPDPELREIAVAHSPAPRTAGQVIAAARAEFPDFARLVTG
- a CDS encoding DUF6204 family protein; this encodes MEHTYRVMVRGRFADLDEAGRARLRADAHRHDMLTSGFSEQGALAYDRSLDFFSFRVQLRAEVESDDRAVCDRGLRLAAQAVEALGVDFRDLRASATDVDLIKVKRRR